In one window of Bdellovibrio bacteriovorus W DNA:
- a CDS encoding purine nucleoside phosphorylase (COG0005 Purine nucleoside phosphorylase) — MVLTKLQETISYIRNQTAAKPRVGIVLGSGLGAFVKEVEIECTLPYKDIPHFSPPTVEGHSGNLIFGKVEGQSIAILQGRNHYYEGHSMENVVFPTRTLAMLGIESLMLTNSAGGMGDDMQAGDFMIIDDHINLMGTNPLMGPNIKELGPRFPDMTEAYDKKLIAQMEQVLLKQGTRFHKGVYCGVSGPTYETPAEVRYLKLIGGKAVGMSTVPETIAANHLGLRVAALSCITNMAAGISTQKLSHEEVTETAQRVESQFISFLKEFVTSI; from the coding sequence TTGGTTCTAACAAAGCTTCAAGAGACAATTAGTTACATTCGCAATCAAACAGCGGCAAAGCCTCGTGTAGGTATTGTTCTTGGTTCGGGTCTTGGGGCTTTTGTTAAAGAAGTTGAAATTGAATGCACTCTTCCCTACAAAGATATTCCTCATTTTAGCCCACCAACTGTGGAGGGCCACTCTGGGAATTTAATTTTTGGAAAAGTCGAAGGACAGTCCATCGCCATTCTTCAAGGTCGCAATCACTACTACGAAGGCCATAGCATGGAAAACGTCGTCTTCCCAACGCGCACTCTAGCGATGCTTGGAATTGAATCCCTAATGCTTACAAACTCTGCAGGCGGAATGGGCGACGATATGCAAGCTGGTGATTTTATGATCATCGACGATCACATCAATCTAATGGGCACAAACCCATTGATGGGGCCCAACATTAAAGAGCTTGGCCCTCGCTTTCCTGACATGACAGAGGCTTACGATAAAAAGCTCATCGCGCAGATGGAACAGGTCCTATTAAAACAAGGCACACGTTTCCATAAAGGCGTTTACTGTGGCGTGAGTGGTCCAACATATGAAACACCTGCTGAGGTTCGCTATTTAAAACTTATTGGCGGAAAAGCAGTGGGTATGAGCACTGTGCCTGAGACAATTGCTGCCAACCATTTAGGTCTTCGTGTGGCTGCTCTGAGCTGCATTACAAACATGGCAGCTGGCATCTCAACTCAGAAGCTTTCTCATGAAGAAGTCACGGAAACAGCTCAACGTGTGGAATCGCAATTCATT